A portion of the Carboxydothermus pertinax genome contains these proteins:
- a CDS encoding diguanylate cyclase has product MENLESIYCNVIEKMQNAFAYHKLIVDENNEPVDYIFLAVNKAFEELTGLKRDKIIGKRVTEVIRGIDQAKFNWIKFYGKVALNGGEEQFEQYFEIWDRWYSVDVYSPEKGYFVTIFTDITNIKERESILKQTTENLEEIVILKDLKTKKAVYVNSAFERIYGITVDELIKNPNRWYEIVYPEDLAKVKKYVTAENALKKIEKYGVFTANFRIIDKKGKVRWIFTKYLPIRNDEGEIYRLVGIEQDVTRLKLFEEKLKREKKKAERLAKYDFLTGIYNRRSFFERVKIEMARSKRYQEKVAIIITDIDNFKKINDTYGHKAGDEVLKDFAKILRRMCREYDFVARFGGEEFVLFLNNVEEENAVKIAERIRNKIEKHSFYLSEKNIEIKLTASFGVAYLKSEDEYNVDEVLQRADKALYLAKKSGKNKVECL; this is encoded by the coding sequence ATGGAGAACCTGGAATCAATTTATTGCAATGTTATTGAAAAAATGCAAAATGCTTTTGCTTACCACAAACTAATCGTTGATGAAAATAACGAACCAGTAGACTATATATTTTTAGCCGTCAATAAAGCTTTTGAGGAGCTTACCGGTTTAAAGAGGGATAAAATTATTGGTAAAAGAGTAACAGAAGTAATAAGGGGAATAGATCAAGCTAAATTTAATTGGATCAAGTTTTACGGAAAGGTGGCTTTAAATGGTGGTGAAGAGCAGTTTGAACAGTATTTTGAGATCTGGGATAGGTGGTATTCGGTGGATGTTTACAGTCCGGAAAAAGGATATTTTGTAACGATTTTTACTGATATTACTAATATCAAAGAAAGGGAATCAATATTAAAACAAACCACCGAGAATTTGGAAGAAATAGTAATACTTAAAGATTTAAAAACAAAAAAAGCGGTGTATGTGAATTCGGCTTTTGAAAGAATTTACGGAATTACAGTAGATGAATTAATAAAAAATCCCAACCGCTGGTATGAAATAGTTTATCCTGAGGATTTAGCAAAAGTTAAAAAATATGTAACTGCCGAAAATGCTTTAAAAAAAATAGAGAAATACGGAGTTTTTACTGCGAACTTTCGGATAATAGACAAAAAGGGTAAAGTAAGATGGATTTTTACTAAATATCTTCCGATAAGAAACGATGAGGGAGAGATTTACCGCTTAGTTGGGATTGAGCAAGATGTTACTCGCTTAAAATTATTTGAGGAAAAATTAAAAAGAGAAAAGAAAAAAGCAGAAAGGTTAGCTAAATATGACTTTTTAACTGGAATTTATAATAGAAGATCTTTTTTTGAAAGGGTTAAAATTGAGATGGCCCGCAGTAAAAGATATCAGGAAAAAGTGGCCATTATAATAACCGATATTGATAATTTTAAGAAAATTAACGATACTTACGGACATAAAGCGGGAGATGAGGTTTTAAAGGATTTTGCTAAAATTTTAAGAAGAATGTGCCGGGAGTATGACTTTGTTGCGAGATTTGGGGGAGAAGAGTTTGTATTATTTTTAAATAATGTGGAAGAGGAGAATGCAGTGAAAATAGCGGAAAGAATCCGCAATAAAATTGAAAAACATAGTTTTTATTTAAGCGAAAAAAATATTGAGATTAAGCTTACCGCAAGCTTTGGTGTAGCTTATTTAAAATCTGAAGATGAATATAATGTGGATGAGGTTCTCCAAAGAGCAGATAAAGCCCTTTACCTTGCCAAAAAAAGCGGCAAGAATAAGGTTGAATGTTTATAA
- a CDS encoding ZIP family metal transporter — protein MASFVASLLTGLATGFGAFLLLFKKEFPKSTIGLLLGFAAGIMLAASFFSLLLPALETGGIFLTAVGFLAGALFVYFLDRLIPHFHPAFGSEGPKSDLSKIWLFILAITIHNFPEGMAVGVGFLEKDITKALSLALGIGLQNIPEGLSVAVSLIGFSLSTWKIIGITFLTGLAEPIGGIIGAFLGSLSGSILPFALSFAAGAMIYVISDEIIPETHEKGGEGRATFGVITGFLLMMIFDAIKF, from the coding sequence ATGGCATCATTTGTGGCCTCACTTTTAACCGGTCTTGCCACCGGCTTTGGGGCTTTTTTACTACTTTTTAAAAAAGAGTTTCCTAAAAGTACGATAGGCTTACTTTTAGGCTTTGCTGCCGGAATTATGCTTGCTGCATCTTTTTTTAGTCTTTTATTGCCAGCCTTAGAGACTGGAGGAATTTTTTTAACAGCTGTAGGCTTTTTAGCCGGCGCTTTATTTGTTTATTTTTTAGATCGGCTAATTCCTCATTTTCATCCGGCTTTTGGGTCAGAGGGGCCAAAGAGCGACTTAAGTAAAATATGGTTATTTATTTTGGCAATCACCATTCATAACTTTCCGGAAGGGATGGCAGTTGGTGTTGGCTTTTTAGAAAAGGATATCACTAAAGCATTGAGCTTAGCTTTAGGAATTGGTCTTCAAAACATTCCCGAAGGACTATCGGTGGCGGTGAGTTTAATCGGTTTTTCCCTTTCTACCTGGAAAATAATTGGGATTACTTTTTTAACCGGTCTTGCTGAACCCATAGGGGGGATAATAGGGGCTTTTTTAGGTAGTCTTTCGGGAAGCATTTTACCTTTTGCTTTAAGTTTTGCAGCCGGAGCGATGATTTATGTAATCTCCGATGAAATAATTCCGGAAACCCACGAAAAAGGTGGAGAAGGACGGGCAACTTTTGGAGTTATAACCGGTTTTTTATTAATGATGATTTTTGATGCAATTAAGTTTTAA
- a CDS encoding radical SAM protein, whose translation MALKANIEFAKKYVAEKLLGELLKYLEKDPEKNVLNILKLLHKIAREENHKAYISYLIESYEKYPAVKEQFRRFFAETNPDILTKLAYNTIINGVLFGIPKQKQYKAQTGIHVPFTLLVDPTSRCNLGCTGCWAGKYQKGPELSFERLDRLFNEAKELGIYFIVLSGGEPLMYERLFELFEKHNDMAFMAYTNGTLIDEAMADKIAKVGNFSPAISIEGFTERTDARRGKGVFAKITRAMDSLRERGVYFGASVTVTRENYLELTSDEFIDFLVEKGVKYIWSFHYVPVGKNPDTSLMLTPEERLYLAQRIPILRITKPIMIADFWNDGHITHGCIAGGRSYFHINARGEVEPCAFVHFAVDNINEKPLKEVLKNPLFTAYQKRQPFSENYFAPCPIIDVPQALRDIVAESNAHPTHEGADEVLAGVTAEFLDKRAAEWDKVSRVLNEYKKERIAQMKM comes from the coding sequence ATGGCGTTAAAGGCTAACATTGAGTTTGCCAAGAAGTATGTTGCAGAAAAGCTTTTAGGTGAGCTTCTTAAATACTTAGAGAAAGATCCGGAAAAAAATGTCTTAAATATTTTAAAACTTTTACACAAAATTGCCCGGGAAGAAAACCATAAAGCGTATATAAGCTATCTCATTGAAAGTTACGAAAAATACCCTGCGGTAAAAGAACAATTTCGCCGCTTTTTTGCTGAAACAAATCCCGATATCTTAACTAAACTTGCATATAATACTATTATTAATGGGGTATTATTTGGGATCCCTAAACAAAAACAGTATAAAGCCCAAACTGGGATTCATGTTCCTTTTACCCTACTGGTGGATCCTACCAGCCGCTGCAACTTAGGCTGTACCGGATGCTGGGCTGGAAAATACCAAAAAGGACCGGAACTTTCCTTTGAGCGGTTGGATCGATTATTTAATGAAGCCAAAGAGCTGGGAATTTACTTTATTGTCTTATCCGGTGGCGAACCTTTAATGTACGAGCGCCTCTTTGAACTCTTTGAAAAACATAACGATATGGCGTTTATGGCCTATACCAACGGAACTTTAATTGACGAAGCGATGGCCGATAAAATTGCCAAAGTGGGTAATTTCTCACCTGCTATCAGTATTGAAGGGTTTACCGAGCGGACCGATGCCCGGCGGGGCAAAGGGGTATTTGCCAAGATTACCCGGGCTATGGATAGTCTTCGCGAACGGGGAGTATATTTTGGGGCTTCGGTAACTGTAACCAGGGAAAATTACCTGGAGCTTACATCCGATGAGTTTATCGATTTCCTGGTGGAAAAAGGGGTCAAGTATATCTGGTCTTTCCATTATGTACCGGTAGGTAAAAATCCCGATACTTCCTTGATGTTAACGCCCGAAGAGCGACTTTATTTAGCCCAGAGAATCCCGATTTTGCGGATTACCAAACCAATCATGATTGCCGACTTCTGGAATGACGGCCATATTACCCATGGTTGTATTGCCGGAGGAAGAAGCTACTTCCATATTAATGCCAGGGGAGAGGTTGAGCCTTGCGCTTTTGTCCATTTTGCAGTAGATAATATTAATGAAAAACCGTTAAAAGAAGTATTGAAAAATCCTTTGTTTACTGCTTACCAGAAACGTCAGCCCTTCTCGGAAAATTACTTTGCTCCCTGTCCAATTATTGATGTCCCTCAGGCCTTAAGAGATATAGTTGCCGAAAGTAATGCTCACCCAACCCACGAAGGAGCAGACGAAGTTTTAGCGGGGGTGACTGCGGAATTTTTAGACAAACGGGCAGCAGAATGGGACAAGGTGTCCCGGGTACTTAATGAATATAAAAAAGAAAGAATTGCCCAGATGAAAATGTAA
- a CDS encoding DpnI domain-containing protein has protein sequence MQIPISLYDYYEEYKEKYKSKSQLVRVISESWFKDNMYCPFCSNEKIKRYDNNHPVADFFCNDCGEEFQLKSKKKRLGNIVVDGEYNKMIQAIYSCSVPNFFFMSYSPMFDYINDLIIVPKEFILPGIIKKRRPLSQRARRRGWTGCNISLKDIPYSGKIYLIKDKNVIPANHVRMNIQKISYYRKIKNVDKRGWLADILNILIKINKEVFTLKDVYAYIPYLKVLHPQNNNIEAKIRQQLQILRNNNVIEFLGKGVYRKL, from the coding sequence ATGCAAATTCCTATAAGTCTTTATGATTATTATGAAGAATATAAAGAGAAATATAAAAGTAAATCTCAATTAGTAAGAGTCATTTCTGAAAGTTGGTTTAAAGATAATATGTATTGTCCTTTTTGTTCAAATGAAAAAATAAAAAGGTATGATAACAATCACCCTGTTGCTGATTTTTTTTGTAACGATTGTGGCGAAGAATTTCAATTAAAATCCAAGAAAAAAAGACTAGGAAATATTGTTGTAGATGGTGAATATAACAAAATGATTCAAGCCATATATTCCTGTTCAGTTCCTAATTTTTTCTTTATGAGTTATAGTCCAATGTTTGATTATATTAATGATTTAATTATTGTACCCAAAGAATTTATTCTTCCCGGAATTATAAAAAAGCGAAGACCATTATCTCAAAGGGCCAGGAGAAGAGGGTGGACTGGTTGTAATATTAGTTTGAAAGATATTCCTTATTCTGGGAAAATATATTTAATAAAAGATAAAAATGTGATTCCTGCAAATCATGTACGAATGAATATCCAAAAAATTAGTTATTACAGAAAAATTAAAAATGTTGACAAAAGGGGATGGTTAGCTGACATATTAAATATACTAATTAAAATCAATAAAGAAGTTTTTACCTTAAAAGATGTTTATGCTTATATTCCTTATTTAAAAGTTTTACATCCTCAAAATAATAATATTGAAGCTAAGATTAGGCAACAATTACAAATACTAAGAAACAACAACGTAATTGAGTTTTTAGGAAAGGGGGTTTACCGGAAACTGTGA
- a CDS encoding molybdopterin-containing oxidoreductase family protein: MKFYTSCTLNCYDSCRVEVTVEGGMVVKASGDKNHPLTRGFVCSKFKKVIERTYSPDRLTLPLLKEKGVFKKISWNKAFEILTEKIGELYARGETLSVLHLFDYGSGGYLKRLDERFFNCLGGVTQPSGSLCWGNGYEAMIRDFGAPSLVEYQDLLESKAIILWGRDPITTNIHLVPFLKEAKAVGAKIIAINPIKIKGEFIDRHISIRPGTDGLLALGLARILVSEGFYAKEFVLEKVNNFEEFKKLFSEITVEKVLKETGISEDDLAYLAKLFAFKKPIAVLYGYGLQRYQNGGNTVRAINALLAITGNVGVKGGGPNYAHPLWKPYFGSIVKAEEKVRKRYFPWPVMANSILAAEPPIKLIFVTRSNPLNQAPDTMRMKEAFYNVPFKVTVDFFLSDTAYASDLIIPATSVFEEEDIVFSSWHYYLSYLPKIVTPPNGMLTEVEFWNELARKIGLKNFEPKTAREFIIEALEPLKPLGITFEILREKGYVRHPLAPFTFSDGKFLTPSGKIELMAGKGPGLYQAYDSLTAKKFPYRLLTVHPKDYLHSQFHNLESAEWGTKPRVVIHPSTAARHNLDNLAEVRVKTVTGEITGLVKVSDRVRPDTVVIEEGSWGIDGGGVNVLTPQVRPDMGDGVPFYDVLCNIEAVE, translated from the coding sequence ATGAAATTTTATACAAGCTGTACCTTAAACTGCTACGACTCCTGTCGGGTGGAAGTAACGGTAGAGGGAGGGATGGTAGTAAAAGCTTCTGGAGACAAAAACCATCCCTTAACCCGGGGCTTTGTCTGCTCGAAATTTAAGAAAGTAATTGAGCGAACTTATTCTCCGGACAGGCTAACTTTGCCGCTTTTAAAGGAAAAGGGCGTCTTTAAAAAAATATCTTGGAATAAAGCTTTTGAAATTTTGACGGAAAAAATTGGGGAGCTGTATGCCAGAGGGGAAACCCTTTCAGTATTACATTTGTTTGACTATGGTTCTGGCGGCTATTTAAAGCGGTTAGATGAGCGGTTTTTTAATTGTCTTGGGGGGGTGACCCAGCCTTCCGGTAGCCTTTGCTGGGGAAACGGTTATGAAGCGATGATTCGGGATTTTGGGGCACCGTCTTTGGTGGAATATCAGGATTTATTAGAAAGTAAGGCAATCATCCTCTGGGGGCGCGACCCCATCACTACAAACATTCACCTGGTACCTTTTTTAAAAGAAGCTAAAGCGGTGGGGGCCAAGATTATTGCTATAAACCCTATTAAGATTAAGGGAGAGTTTATAGATAGACATATTTCTATTCGCCCCGGGACTGACGGCCTGTTAGCTCTAGGACTGGCGCGGATCTTAGTTAGTGAAGGGTTTTATGCTAAAGAGTTTGTTTTAGAAAAGGTCAATAATTTCGAGGAATTTAAAAAGCTTTTCTCGGAAATTACAGTGGAGAAAGTTTTAAAAGAAACCGGGATAAGTGAAGACGATTTAGCTTATCTCGCAAAACTTTTTGCTTTTAAAAAGCCCATTGCCGTGTTATATGGCTATGGACTTCAGCGCTACCAAAACGGCGGTAACACCGTGCGGGCGATAAATGCCCTTTTAGCGATTACCGGCAATGTGGGGGTTAAAGGCGGTGGACCTAACTATGCCCATCCTCTCTGGAAACCTTATTTTGGTAGCATTGTAAAGGCTGAAGAAAAAGTGAGGAAGAGGTACTTTCCCTGGCCGGTAATGGCCAATTCGATTCTTGCGGCAGAACCACCTATCAAGCTTATTTTTGTAACCCGCTCCAATCCCTTGAACCAGGCGCCGGATACCATGAGGATGAAAGAGGCCTTTTATAATGTTCCCTTTAAAGTTACCGTAGACTTTTTCTTATCTGATACCGCTTATGCTTCGGACTTGATAATCCCTGCTACCTCGGTCTTTGAGGAAGAGGATATTGTATTTAGCTCCTGGCATTATTATTTAAGCTACTTGCCCAAAATAGTTACTCCGCCCAATGGTATGCTTACGGAAGTGGAGTTTTGGAACGAATTAGCAAGGAAAATCGGTCTTAAAAACTTTGAACCAAAAACAGCCCGGGAATTTATCATAGAAGCTTTAGAACCGCTAAAACCCTTGGGGATTACCTTTGAGATTTTAAGAGAAAAAGGTTATGTTCGCCATCCCCTGGCGCCGTTTACTTTCAGTGACGGCAAGTTTTTAACCCCTTCCGGAAAAATTGAGTTAATGGCCGGGAAAGGACCTGGGCTTTATCAGGCTTACGATTCGCTAACCGCCAAGAAATTTCCTTACCGGCTTTTAACGGTTCACCCTAAAGATTATTTACATTCGCAATTTCATAACCTGGAATCGGCGGAGTGGGGAACAAAGCCGCGGGTGGTTATTCATCCTTCTACCGCTGCCCGCCATAATCTTGATAATCTGGCAGAAGTGCGGGTAAAGACCGTTACCGGCGAAATTACCGGTTTGGTAAAAGTGTCCGACCGGGTGCGGCCGGATACGGTGGTGATTGAAGAGGGGAGCTGGGGAATAGACGGTGGCGGGGTAAATGTTTTAACACCCCAGGTCCGTCCGGATATGGGGGATGGGGTGCCTTTTTATGACGTGCTGTGCAATATTGAAGCGGTGGAGTAA
- a CDS encoding AEC family transporter, translated as MTAVLNQVLVFGVFLLLGFILKKKGFFNEITDKAFGDLVVFITLPSLIISAMQFPFSKKLLLESLILLAISFSYYLLVTIFAEVVVKYFRLSRGTAGVYKFIIIFSNVGFMGYPLLHAIYGEIGVFQAAIYNIGFQVFNWTVGIALLKGESIKSIFSWEQVKMMFVNPGIIAVAIGLSLFSFSIKLPPFLAEALKEIGAITMPLSMILVGSILGELPAREIFSDFKLWVLGIIRLIILPALTFVILFFLGIRGVLLAIPVILAAMPAAANTAIFANKYGGDAVKGAQGVFISTVLSLITLLGWIYLLSYFKII; from the coding sequence ATGACAGCTGTATTAAATCAAGTTTTGGTTTTTGGAGTTTTTTTACTTTTAGGATTTATCCTTAAAAAGAAGGGGTTTTTTAATGAAATTACGGATAAAGCTTTTGGTGATTTGGTTGTTTTTATTACCCTACCGAGCCTTATTATTTCTGCTATGCAGTTTCCTTTTAGTAAAAAGCTTCTTTTGGAAAGTTTAATTCTTTTAGCTATTTCTTTTTCCTACTACTTATTAGTTACTATTTTTGCCGAGGTGGTGGTAAAGTATTTCCGCCTTTCCCGGGGGACTGCCGGGGTCTATAAATTTATAATTATTTTTTCCAATGTAGGTTTTATGGGTTATCCCCTTTTACATGCAATTTACGGTGAAATCGGTGTTTTCCAGGCAGCCATTTATAACATTGGCTTCCAGGTTTTTAACTGGACGGTGGGTATTGCTTTATTAAAAGGAGAGAGCATTAAATCTATATTTAGTTGGGAACAGGTAAAAATGATGTTTGTAAATCCAGGAATTATAGCGGTGGCAATTGGGCTTTCTTTATTTTCCTTTTCTATAAAGTTACCACCCTTTTTAGCAGAGGCTTTAAAAGAGATTGGAGCAATTACAATGCCTTTATCAATGATTTTGGTGGGGTCAATTTTAGGAGAGTTGCCGGCCAGGGAAATTTTTAGCGATTTTAAACTTTGGGTGTTAGGTATTATTAGATTAATAATACTGCCTGCTTTAACTTTTGTAATTTTGTTTTTCCTTGGTATTAGAGGAGTTTTACTTGCGATTCCAGTAATCCTTGCTGCAATGCCGGCGGCGGCCAATACTGCTATTTTTGCCAATAAATACGGTGGCGATGCGGTGAAAGGAGCTCAGGGAGTCTTTATTTCAACGGTTTTATCCCTTATTACTCTTTTGGGATGGATATATCTTTTAAGTTACTTTAAGATAATTTAA